One Thamnophis elegans isolate rThaEle1 chromosome 2, rThaEle1.pri, whole genome shotgun sequence genomic window, CCATTGCTGGAACAGAGAAAGGGAGTTTAGAGCTCCATTAGGTATGTctattgccttgagttatttctacATATAGTACAGGGGGATAgaaacatatatgtgtgtatgtacataccACAAttatttagggtctcctgcttgaacaggggttggactagaagacctccacggtctcatccaactctgttattctgttttctatttttatttagcaTGAAAATGTATATGGCAGCCCAACTAATGGTGACTGCACGGTTTGCACCAATAAAACCTTAATACAGAAACCAATAAGCACCATATATTGCAAAATGCAAAATCCCCACACTTAACATGCACCTGCCCTGCAAGTAGAAGGCATGGGTATCAAGGTTGATGGCCATTTGATGGTCTGGGAATTGCAAAAAGATGATTTTTGCTTTTCTTCAAATTGGAAGTTAACCAGTCCTCCTGGCCTTACTAATTATGTTCGTGCCTGATGCCATTCTTGCTCAGAGCTGGTAATCTTTCTCCTTGCAAGgatgtcccgaaggtgctttccAAGTGTTAAATTGGAGTAGTTAACCACAGTAATTGCGGCATATACATTTGGTAATTAAAAGAAATGTGTAGAACATCAGTGCCTCAACCAACTTGCACATAGGGAGCCTAAGTGGGGCCATGTTTGGGATTCATCTCTTTCCTCtgatttattcaaaatatttgtgTAGCCATCCATATAATAACAAACTCTGGCCTGCTTCTAATCAGTAATTAACTTAACTGTATTAAAACCAAATGCATTTAAACCATACCCAGGTACAAAATCAAGCTTCTGATATGCAGGTGCTTTTTCTTATCCCAGCACTCAGAGGAAAAGCTACTTCTTTCCTTTACGGAAGACTAGGAGCATAAAGGCCTGCCAAACTTCAGGGGGAAGATTCTCTTGCAGGTCAAGGTCTGCAGtggagaaggctctcttcctagCTCCTATCAGATGGCAATATTTAAGGTAAAAAGCTAGGAGCTTGGCCATCCGATCTGGAAGAACAGATAGATGCAAAAATAAAGATGGGACAATAATGACAGGTGGTCTGTTGGTTCAGTGGTTAGACTGTGGTATTGCTGACTGCCTACAGCCTGGAAGTTGATCTTGACAGAGCTcgaggttcactcagccttccgtccttctaagattgataaaatgaggagctaTATTGgggtgggggcaatattctgacactGCAAACTATTTAGTGCTATAAAacactgtggagtggtatataattctattgctatttctttaatAAACAAATAGTGTTAAATGTAATGGTCAGCATTTTCAGTTGCACCTTAAAAGAATCCAGTGCAGCTCGCACTACAAAGGTGTTACACGGGCAGTCTAGGGACTCCCATTACTGTGTGCGCACATGTGTGTGTTGCGTTCTGGAGCAGTTGAAGTTTCTGGGGGACCCAGGATTGTAATCCAAAACAGGAAGTGACCAAGGAATGAATGAACCATTGTGCAAGGCCTCACAGTCCGGGAAAGGGAACAATTGGTGCACTAGATGAGTCTGTGCAAAACATCTCCCACAACCATGATCCCAGTCAGGAACTGGGAGTCCAGGTGGAGCTCCAATTTGTGCTCCAGctcaagtcacaaaaggggatcacatgaccccagggcactgcaactgtcacaaatgtgagtcaattgccaagtgtccccattttgatcacttgacctttgggatgctgcaatggtggtaagtgtgaaaaatggtcaaaagtcagcagTTGCTGCCaaactttccattgctaagcgggGATGGGGCACCAATAGGATGTTTGTTAGTTAAACATGGAAGTAAAAGAAAATCCCAGCAGAGACAAGGGATCAAGCTTCCTTCTTACAGCttcagttactgtatttttcggagtataagacagacctttttccctcaaaaaagagggtgaaaatctgggtgcatcttaaacactgaatacagcatttttggcctcccaaaaccctgccccctttgcaaaaatggctgtgcatagcctttaggaggcttatagagtgcttctaaAAAacagccgttttttgctcgtttttgcccccagcagcactctacaagcctcctaaaggctatgcatgtccctttttttgacaaaaatgggcccatttttgtgaaaaacgaggccgttttggggaggtctgcagagtgcaaaaactttgtctcttaaaaatcttggtgcatcttatactttgaaaaatacggtaagttgcaGAGAGAAGTTTTGAGGGGTtgttatgcacacacacacaccaagaggaAAAACAAACTAACAGAGGTGTACTTCCTTCCCATTTCCACATCATTTCCAGCCCCAAAGGGATCTTTCCTTTGGTTTAATTGCCCTTCTGGAAAAAGAAGCTTTGGGCTCAGCTCCAAGGACAATGAATGCCCTCATTCATTGTCCTTGGAAGAACCTGAAAGAAAAGGTTTGGGGATGGAGCCCGGGGAGGAGGGGAAGCTATCGATGAGCTCGGTGGGACTCGAATAGGAATTGATGGCACAGAAGGAAGCACGGAATCAATAAGAACATCTTGCAAACGTCTGTGGGAAGAAAGAGCGTTTTCTTCTGCCCCCGTCGCTAGATGGCGGTCTACAGAGGCCTACAAAGCGGGAATGGTAGAGCGGCGACAGCGCTAATCTAGGGAAGGGGCAGTGGCTGAGATTGAACGGGTGGAAACGATAGAGTATTCCATTGCTAGCGATGATGTGGAGGTGAGGAGAAGGGCAgaggaacttcctcttccggGTCACCAGGAGAGGAGGGAGGTGTCGGCGGAGCCTCTTGTGCTGCTTAGAGGGTCGAAGCGGCTCCTGGGAGGTGAGTGGAGGGAAGGTCGGAGGAGAAGCCGAGAGCAAGCCGGGCCCTTTGGCTTCCTCCACGGCCTGGAAGCAGAGGAAGCAACGAGGCTGAAACATGGTGGCTTTTGCTGCCTATTCTTTCTCTCCCTGAATTTTATTATCTTTATGCTGCTTGATTTAAAACTGCAGCTTGGAGATTTGGGAGATTTAAAAAGTcttcatttcatatttcttaccCGCCCAAATCGCTTAGCTTTCACCTAACACTTGATTATTTTATTGACCTGTTGTTTTATTGAAaggatgtacaatgacaataaaggctatactgtaCTATATTTTCCTGGCAGGTGAGGAGTTTCATGGGCAAAACGGATGTTGTAAATTTTGCATAGGATTTGGTCACCAAGTCATCTATTAATGGCCCCAGATttctggatttagatgaaaaatATGAGCAAATGCACATCGATTGTctacatcaggggtagtcaacctttttatacctaccacccacttttgtatctctgttagcagtaaaattttctaaccgcccaccagttccacaataatggtgatttataaagtagggaaataaCTTTACCTTAtacaatttataaagcagagttacagcaaactcctaccgcccaccatgaaagctggaacacctactagtgggcggtagggaccaggttgactaccactggtctacatACATAAATGTGTAGGTGTGTTATTCCTGTGTGCCTGCGTACATGAGTAATTAACCAAGCCAAAAATTTATCGTGTAATGATATATCCtgctcctgcttgaacagggggctggactacaagacctcctaggtcccttccagcatTATTCGgagtgattgattgatagattgattgaaaAAGACAATCTTATGATCAAGTCAATATTTGAACTTGGATCTTGCTAATCTTCTATATGCCAAAATGAATCATAATTAATATTATGTGTTAAAACAgaattttggtttttcctgctaatgggattttttttgctgctttcacAGGTCCTGCAGCCATTTTTAAACATTCATGAAGCTAACCCATTACTGTGAACCTTATAGAGAAAGAGGATGCCAAGGACATCACGctggacaacagagaatgagaagcagcattaaaattcaaaatgtcagtcaaaatattttttcaattccTCTTGAAAGTGTAAAAAGTCTTCTTCCTCCGCAAATGAGAGATAAGGGAGAGAATAACAAGAACAAAGTTTTGAGTCGGAGTAAATACAATATACGGAACACAAGAAGACATTACATGAACAGTCAAGGAAGAAAATATCCAAATGAAGAAAAAGTGGAAATAACTGGAAGTCAGTGGGAACAAAAAGGTCCAGATAGCCAAAATGGGCAGACATTAATGAAAGCATTTACGGAAGGAAAGAGTGGTTTGAATCAAAGAACCTCCAAGTAAGAGATCAGAAATATTTTTGGCCTTCTCAAGAATCCAAGAATATCGGTGTTGGAAAACCCCCAGAGATTACCTATTGTGTGAAAAACACATATTGCAGGTCACACCTGATTATGCGCGACATGATCCATCCAGTGAAAAGCAATacaaatgtttggagtgtggtaAAAACTTTACTCGGAAAACATTCCTCATAATTCATGAAAGGATCCATACCGAAGAGAAACTCTACCAATGCTTCCAATGCAACAAATTATTATGCATGAACACCAATATGGTGAGACACAAGAGGACTGACACTGGGAAATAAACTTTTTGAATATCCTGATTGTAGGAAAGCTTCACCCGGAATTCTGAcctggtgatacatcagaggaTTCACATGGGGGAGagaccatatgagtgtccagattgtgggaaaagcttcaagGAGAATTCCTACCTTGTGATACATcggaggattcacacaggagaaaaaccatataagtgcccagattgtgggaaaggtttcaattGGAATTCTGAGATGAAaatacatcagaggactcacactggagagaaaccatatgagtgtcctgattgtgggaaaggtttctctCGGAATTCTAACCTAGTgaaacatcagaggactcacccTGGccagaaaccttttgaatgtcctgattgtggggaaAGCTTCTCTCGGAATTCTGACCTCgtgatacatcagaggactcacgtGGGAGAGagaccatatgagtgtccagattgtgggaaaaacTTCAAGGAGAATTTCAAGCTCGTGATACatcaaaggattcacacaggagaaaaaccatataagtGCCCAgcttgtgggaaaggtttcaattGGAATTCTGAGTTGGAagtacatcagaggactcacagtggagagaaaccatatgagtgtcctgattgtggaaaaggtttctCTCGGAATTCAAACCTGGTGAAAcatcaaaggactcacacagcagaaaaaccatatcagtgcccggattgtgggaaaggtttcaattGGAATTCTGAGTTGGAagtacatcagaggactcacactggagaaaaaccatatgagtgtcctgattgtgggaaaggctTCTCTtggaattccaacctggtgaaacatcagaggactcacacaggagaaaaaccatatgagtgtccagattgtgggaaaagtttcagtgatAATTCGTACTTGGTGAAACACTATGGGAATCACACAGGACTGAAACCGTTTGAATGTTCAGATTGTGGAAAAGGATTAAATTCGAATTCTGAGctggtgatacatcagaggattcacacaggagaaaaaccatataagtGTCTGGAATGTGGTAAACATTTCATAcaaaattcccacctggtgaaacaccagaggactcacacaggagagaaaccatatgagtgtccagattgtgggaaacatTTCACTAGGAATTCTGAcatggtgatacaccagaggattcacacgggagagaaaccatataagtgtGCAGATTGTGGGAAACATTTCACTCGCAATTCTGACATGGTGAAACATCAAAAGACACATACcgaagagaaaccatataaatgtgattgtgggaaaagtttcagtcagaattcctacctggtgaaacaccagaggattcacacgggagagaaaccatatagaTGTGCAGATTGTGAGGAAAGCTTCCATCGGAATTCTGACTTGGTggtacaccagagaactcacacaggggaCAAACTGTATAAATGTCTGGATTGTGGTAAAATTTTCACACGGAATTCTAACCTGATGATGCACCAgttgactcacacaggagaaaaattaAATGAGTGTCTgttttgtgggaaaagtttctttCAAAATTCAAACTTGGTGattcaccagaggactcacacgggtgagaaaccatatgaatgtccagattgtgggaaaagtttccgtCAGTCCTCccacctggtgagacaccagaaaACTCACAcgggagaaaaaccatatgagtgcctggattgtgggaaaggtttcagttggAATTCTGACCTGGTGATACACCTGAAGACGCACAAAGGAGAGAAATTGTATGAATGTCCAGAGTGTGGGGGGGAATTCAGTTGCAAGACTgaactggtgaaacaccagaaaaCTCACAAAGAAAGGAGACTGTAtgagtgtctggattgtgggaaaagttttctgCATAATTCAAAGCTGGTgttacatcagaggactcacacaggagaaaaaccatataagtGTCTTGAGTGTGGGAAATGTTTCTTTCGGAATTATGACTTGGTGATACACcgaaggactcacacaggagaaaaaccatatgagtgtcttgAGTGTGGGAAATGTTTCTCTCGGAATTATGACTTGGTGATACAccggaggactcacacaggagagaaaccgtatgaatgtccagattgtgggaaagatttcagtaCTAGGACTAGCCTTCTAAATCATGTAAGGTTACACATAGGAGAGTAACCATTTGTATACCTAGATTGTGGACAGTGTTTTGCTCACAATTCCTCACTTATTACACAAGAAATGCTACTTGGGGCAAAATTTGAAGTTTGTAGAGGACTCTTGAATTTCTTATCTCTTATGTAAGTGTACCTCAGCATGTAATATTTGGATGATTTTTTTTAGTGAAACACGTATCAAACATCAGggaggaatagaataataaaattggaagggaccttgtaggtcatctagtccaaaccaaGCAgaggaccctataccatttctgacacagggcagtccagtctctttttcagGGGTTCCAGTGGTgtagctcccataacttctgaaggtgaGCTGTTTCATTGATTggttattctcactgtcagagaatatctccttatttctagtttgtaTCTTTCCTTGAtacgtttccatccattgttccaactgtggccttcaggtcctttggaaaatagattgtccccctcttctttgtgacagcctctcaaatattggacgaCTGCTATCATGATTCTTgttttccctagactagccatgcccaggtcctgtagctgttcttcatatattttagcctgcaGGTCTATAATCtgagcttcctttctctgtcccaGTGAGATAATTCCCACTCACAGAGTCAAGGGGAGCCGCCATGCTGGGCCAGAGAAAGGGAACTTGGATCTCAAGTATGTTTGCCAACTTGAGTTATTTCTACATATAATAAAGAGGAATATAAATATGTTTGTAGGCATTTTTACTTAATTTGAAAATCCCATTTGGCAGCTCAAGTCATGGTTATTCCACACGGTTTGCAGCAAAGAAACCTTAATACAGAAACCAATAAACTCCATATATTGCAAATGGCAAGATGCAAAGCCTCCACATTTAACATGTACTTGCTCTGCAAATAGAGGGTCCTTCTAGCAAGGTTGATGGGATTTGGATGATCTGGGAATTCCAAAAAGACGATTCTTGCTTTTGTTTAATTTAGAAGCTAATCAGGCTTCCCGGGCTTGCTAATTATGTTCATTTCTTGTCCAATTCTTCCTCAAAACTGGTAAtctttctgagattggtaaaatgagaacacaagattgttgggggctgtatgctgactctgtaaaccagagGGGTCCAACTCAATTGCATTGAGGACAACATGACCATTATGGTTGCCCACAAAGGGCCAGTTGCAGGTAAGGCTATGATGACTCAAAGcagccaggtgggcatggctggggagaTGCGGCTGGGTGCTCACAGCTTGGTTGTGAGCACTAGGTAGTCAtggccaggtgggtgtggcctgctcagCAATGCTCACTGGGCACAGCTGACTCCGGAGAGCTGGGTGGGGATTGAATAAATTGCACCGGCTAACTCGAGGTGGGGGACAATTGGTATCCCACAACTTCCACACTGCTGCGTGTGGAAGCGCAGAGGATAAAATTGGCAGGAAGCAGCTTCCTCTGAGATTAACTTCTGCCTTGATAGATCTCtcgagagcaggaggaggaggtgggataGCAACGCTTCCCTGTCCTCCAGGAGGGAAGCTGGCCGTTCTCAAAAAGGAATCCCCATTTCCAATCATTTGTAGTATGGATGCTGGCTTATTGAGGCAGCCTTCATTCACGCAGCACCCTCGTCACCCCATCCTATTCTCCAGAGATCTCTCGAGGCAGAAGTTGGACTCGGAGAAACCGCTTCCTGCAAACTTTCTCCTCTGTGCTTCCacatgcagcagcagcagcagcctccaTCTTGTGTGGGGGTCCAGGCCAGGATGGGAGGGAGAATCCAGAGGTCTCCAGTGGGGGAAGGCAAGACCATGGCGAGCGCCAAAGTCTCGTCCACAGAGGAGTCTCACTGTCCCTCTCAGGCCACGCGGAAGACTCCCAGATGAAGGCGCAGGCTGACCCCAGGACAATTATCACAAATTCAAGTCACTTGCCAAGCGTCCctattttgaccacgtgaccatggggatactctaatggtgtgggaaatggtcatgtcacttttttcaatgtcattgtaaccaGATGTTCCCTAAATAAATTTGTAAATAGAGGATTACTCGTACATAATAGGGCACCAAAGAATAGAAGTTTtctagcggtttcatgtaaatgttaaaatgCAGTAATGAAACGCTTGAGCCCCAGGACACCCCAAATTACAGGGGCCAATACCACACCCCTCTTTCACCCACATGGACTGGAAGTAGGCAGTCAGCCAGTCCTCAAATACAGTctagaacacaggtgtcaaactcaaagccctgGGGCCGGATCTAgcttgcggggtgcttagatctggcctcgtgagctccattttcggctgggacagcctcctgcaactctctgccagcgaaagcagCTTGTTTTTCACTGAGAGAGTGCTCAGGCGACCACAGGTGCCTCCAACATGACTGACAtcgagctagccatgcccaccctggccatacacccctccaaggtcaaacacaccctgatgcggccctcaattaaattgagtgtgacacccctgatctagaaggaTATATTGAAACCTGATGAGAGGTTTAGGAGGGCAAAAATTGTTCTACCCCAAACCCTACAAAAATCCATGAGAATTGCAACCAGTGCCATTTTGGTGATGCCCCCCTGCCCAAACCCAGATTGAAAACTAGCTGCAAGCAGAAAGTGAGTTGAAATCCCAGGCTGCCAACCTTTCATCGCCCACTTCAGCTGAACATATAAACAATCTTAATCTGCAGCAATGCCTTGAGCTCCTCTGCCAGGAAAACCTCTCATGATTTTGTTATAACATTATTATGTTATGCAAACTGCTGTTGAAAGTATAAAGCCATTCGGTTGCCAACTGTCCAGAAGGGAGGGGAATTACTCTTCCATTCTGCTCCTGAGGttggaaaataaatatgaatgGCTCTAAGGTTGGGACTGCAATGGGTGCCAAACTTTGCATCGCTAAtatagaaagttatcacccacccctctcctagaaaaatgaaatattttttgagaaatattaagaaGGGAGAATAGTATATTTGCCTAAAGACGAACCatactcttggaaagcagccctcaactttcttaatagccccagcaggacTGGGCCAGTTTATCTACCTCCGGGTGATGGGATtggccctcactcaagatccaaaacaGGAAAGACATCAAGACATAATAGGAATTGGCCAACACCCTTTCAGGACACAAGACTCCTCATTACATCATCTCAGAGAGTCAACCAAACTTAACTCAGACAACCTACACcccagctatgacccctgcatagCTCCATCGGAGTTTGAAAGCAACCAGTAGAATACATGCTCTTACCACAGGATCAGGAAGCTCAAGatcagagagggtataaataacccccACTCTCCATTCCATGTGGGCCAGGAGctcaaacccatgtggttctgTTCACCCATACACCATCTTTCTGATCAGCCCTGCATGTTTCCGGTATTTttctcccacttggaactgaaccagatgaatttttcttccaacactaagCAGTGATGGGGCCTCAATAAGAAATACTGTGCTTGTTAGCTAAATATGGatgtaaaggaaaagaaaatcccaGCAGAGACAAGGGGTCACGCTTCAGTCTTACAGCTTCAGTTAAGTTGCAGAGGGACGTTTGGAGGGGTTATCCTGCACACACATCCCAAGAGGAAAAACTGGAACTATGGGAGGTGCACTTTCTCCCTTCCTGTTTGCACATCATTTCCAGCCCCAAAGGGAGCTTTCCTTTGGTTTAGTTGCCGCTTCTAGCAAAGGAAGCTTCGGGTTCAGCTCCAGGGACAATGAAGGGCCTCTCGGAGGACCTGGAAGAAAAAGTCTGGGGATGGATCCTCAGGGAGAAAAGCTATTTATGAGCTCGGGTAGGAATTGGTGGCACACCAGGAAGCCCGGAATCAATGAGAACACCTTGGTGGGTAGAACGAGCGTGTTCTTCCG contains:
- the LOC116504772 gene encoding zinc finger protein 585A-like isoform X2; protein product: MWEKHRLQITTDSGQQDPSSEKPYKCLECGKSFSRKSFLMIHGRIHTGEKLYQCSQCDKRFSIPSNLVRHKRTHTGEKLFECPVCGKSFSQNSHLVEHQTTHTGEKPYKCSVCGKCFSLNSNLVIHQRTHTGEKPYQCLDCGKRFSQSSYLVKHQRTHTGEKPYQCLDCGKSFRQSSQLVEHHRIHTGEKPYKCSDCGKSFSLNSCLVIHQRTHTGIKPFQCPDCGKGFSQNSNLMIHQRTHTGEKPYQCPDCGKSFSQNSHLVKHQRTHTGEKPYECLACGKSFSWNSNLVEHHRTHTGEKPYKCSDCGKSFSQNSCLVIHKRTHTGEKPYECSECGKTFSCKSELGKHQKTHTGEKPYECLYCGKTFSKSSNLVIHQRTHTGEKPYQCPACGKGFRQNSHLVEHQRTHTGERPFECPDCGKDFSTRSSLINHVRIHMGERPYECPDCGKSFKENSYLVIHRRIHTGEKPYKCPDCGKGFNWNSEMKIHQRTHTGEKPYECPDCGKGFSRNSNLVKHQRTHPGQKPFECPDCGESFSRNSDLVIHQRTHVGERPYECPDCGKNFKENFKLVIHQRIHTGEKPYKCPACGKGFNWNSELEVHQRTHSGEKPYECPDCGKGFSRNSNLVKHQRTHTAEKPYQCPDCGKGFNWNSELEVHQRTHTGEKPYECPDCGKGFSWNSNLVKHQRTHTGEKPYECPDCGKSFSDNSYLVKHYGNHTGLKPFECSDCGKGLNSNSELVIHQRIHTGEKPYKCLECGKHFIQNSHLVKHQRTHTGEKPYECPDCGKHFTRNSDMVIHQRIHTGEKPYKCADCGKHFTRNSDMVKHQKTHTEEKPYKCDCGKSFSQNSYLVKHQRIHTGEKPYRCADCEESFHRNSDLVVHQRTHTGDKLYKCLDCGKIFTRNSNLMMHQLTHTGEKLNECLFCGKSFFQNSNLVIHQRTHTGEKPYECPDCGKSFRQSSHLVRHQKTHTGEKPYECLDCGKGFSWNSDLVIHLKTHKGEKLYECPECGGEFSCKTELVKHQKTHKERRLYECLDCGKSFLHNSKLVLHQRTHTGEKPYKCLECGKCFFRNYDLVIHRRTHTGEKPYECLECGKCFSRNYDLVIHRRTHTGEKPYECPDCGKDFSTRTSLLNHVRLHIGE